A genomic window from Daphnia carinata strain CSIRO-1 chromosome 9, CSIRO_AGI_Dcar_HiC_V3, whole genome shotgun sequence includes:
- the LOC130688311 gene encoding medium-chain acyl-CoA ligase ACSF2, mitochondrial-like isoform X1 produces the protein MLTGYLRGSERFISLRKTTSSIPLRIGLDGNKRRSIYTNERTSSRQQNEKLKTSYLSGPRHIPLLRLTLGQLLQQAADRFGDRTAAVFVHQNIRKTFHQVLIEADKIAAGLRSLGLKRGDRIGIWGPNSYEWLLTQWAAARAGLILVNVNPAYQAAELRYALEKVEVKALVAAKTFRNTDLINILSKLVPQLERQGATDNVSSDEIHVTSAAVPSLERVVILSDEPQYSGAIIWQDLMNMANPAQIAEVHNLQRKIQVDEAANIQFTSGTTGNPKGATLSHHNIVNNSYFVGLRLGYDKKFQTICIPVPLYHCAGCVVGVLTAASHGATCVFPSSVFSAKEAVKAIHNEKCTALYGTPTMFVDVLNLHNLKEYDLKSLYTGIMAGAPCPEEIAKGTVADLNMKDFAILYGMTECSPTTFMTLPTDSFELRCSTVGYPCEHVEVKIVDPHTNEILPLNTPGEICTRGYNTMLGYWNQQDKTDEVIKDGWIHSGDIGVLDENGYGKIVGRIKDMIIRGGENVYPREIEEILHTHPSIQEAQVIGVPDERLGEEICAWVRLKSQATADPLELKNFCSERMAYFKIPRYWVFKDKFPLTVTGKVQKFIMKDISIKELGL, from the exons ATGTTGACGGGTTATCTTCGTGGCAGTGAGAGGTTTATctctttaagaaaaacaacaagttCAATTCCTTTAAGGATTGGATTGGATGGAAATAAACGTAGATCTATCTACACAAATGAAAG GACATCCAGCCGccagcaaaatgaaaaactcaaAACAAGCTATTTGAGTGGGCCACGCCATATTCCTTTGCTTAGGCTAACCTTGGGCCAGTTGCTTCAGCAAGCTGCGGACCGATTTGGAGACCGAACAGCTGCTGTTTTTGTTCATCAAAACATAAGAAAGACATTTCATCAAGTGCTGATTGAA gcCGATAAAATAGCGGCTGGACTACGCTCATTAGGATTGAAACGTGGCGATCGGATCGGTATCTGGGGTCCTAATTCTTATGAATGGCTATTAACGCAATGGGCAGCAGCAAGAGCAGGACTGATTCTT GTGAACGTGAATCCCGCATATCAAGCTGCAGAACTACGTTACGCGCTAGAAAAAGTTGAAGTTAAAGCGTTGGTAGCGGCAAAAACTTTTCGTAACACGGACCTCATAAATATCTTAAGCAAGTTGGTTCCGCAACTGGAACGACAAGGTGCCACTGATAACGTTTCCAGTGATGAAATCCACGTTACTAGCGCTGCGGTACCAAGCCTTGAACGAGTAGTTATACTATCGGATGAACCCCAATACAG TGGGGCAATAATTTGGCAAGATTTGATGAACATGGCGAATCCAGCTCAGATCGCTGAAGTCCACAACCTTCAACGAAAAATTCAGGTTGATGAAGCTGCTAACATCCAATTCACTTCG GGAACAACAGGAAACCCAAAAGGAGCAACACTTTCCCATCACAATATTGTAAACAATTCTTATTTTGTCGGACTGAGATTAGGCTATgacaaaaaa TTCCAAACGATTTGCATCCCTGTCCCACTGTACCATTGCGCTGGATGTGTGGTTGGCGTATTAACTGCAGCTTCACATGGGGCAACTTGCGTTTTTCCAAGTTCTGTCTTTAGCGCAAAGGAAGCAGTCAAAGCAATCCATAACGAAAA ATGTACAGCCTTGTATGGCACCCCTACAATGTTTGTCGACGTCCTCAATCTCCATAATTTAAAAGAATACGATCTAAAAAGCCTGTATACTGGTATTATGGCTGGAGCACCATGTCCAGAAGAAATAGCCAAAGGAACCGTAGCTGACTTAAACATGAAGGATTTTGCG ATTTTATATGGAATGACGGAATGCAGCCCGACGACATTCATGACATTACCTACGGACAGTTTCGAATTGCGCTGTTCTACAGTTGGTTACCCTTGCGAACACGTCGAA GTGAAAATCGTCGATCCACACACAAATGAGATCCTGCCTCTTAACACCCCAGGAGAAATCTGTACAAGAGGCTACAATACTATGTTAGGGTATTGGAATCAACAAGACAAGACTGACGAAGTTATCAAGGACGGGTGGATACACTCCGG AGATATAGGAGTACTCGATGAGAATGGCTATGGTAAAATTGTTGGAAGGATTAAGGATATGATTATACGTGGAGGAGAGAACGTTTATCCACGCGAAATTGAAGAGATCCTTCACACCCACCCTTCCATCCAGGAGGCACAG GTTATAGGGGTGCCTGATGAAAGACTAGGTGAAGAAATTTGTGCTTGGGTTCGACTCAAATCCCAAGCTACTGCAGATCCTCTTGAACTGAAGAATTTTTGTTCTGAAAGG ATGGCCTATTTCAAAATTCCTCGATACTGGGTGTTTAAGGACAAATTTCCCCTCACTGTGACTGGAAAAGTGCAGAAGTTTATCATGAAAGACATTTCCATTAAAGAGCTGGGTCTTTAA
- the LOC130688311 gene encoding medium-chain acyl-CoA ligase ACSF2, mitochondrial-like isoform X2, which yields MLTGYLRGSERFISLRKTTSSIPLRIGLDGNKRRSIYTNESRQQNEKLKTSYLSGPRHIPLLRLTLGQLLQQAADRFGDRTAAVFVHQNIRKTFHQVLIEADKIAAGLRSLGLKRGDRIGIWGPNSYEWLLTQWAAARAGLILVNVNPAYQAAELRYALEKVEVKALVAAKTFRNTDLINILSKLVPQLERQGATDNVSSDEIHVTSAAVPSLERVVILSDEPQYSGAIIWQDLMNMANPAQIAEVHNLQRKIQVDEAANIQFTSGTTGNPKGATLSHHNIVNNSYFVGLRLGYDKKFQTICIPVPLYHCAGCVVGVLTAASHGATCVFPSSVFSAKEAVKAIHNEKCTALYGTPTMFVDVLNLHNLKEYDLKSLYTGIMAGAPCPEEIAKGTVADLNMKDFAILYGMTECSPTTFMTLPTDSFELRCSTVGYPCEHVEVKIVDPHTNEILPLNTPGEICTRGYNTMLGYWNQQDKTDEVIKDGWIHSGDIGVLDENGYGKIVGRIKDMIIRGGENVYPREIEEILHTHPSIQEAQVIGVPDERLGEEICAWVRLKSQATADPLELKNFCSERMAYFKIPRYWVFKDKFPLTVTGKVQKFIMKDISIKELGL from the exons ATGTTGACGGGTTATCTTCGTGGCAGTGAGAGGTTTATctctttaagaaaaacaacaagttCAATTCCTTTAAGGATTGGATTGGATGGAAATAAACGTAGATCTATCTACACAAATGAAAG CCGccagcaaaatgaaaaactcaaAACAAGCTATTTGAGTGGGCCACGCCATATTCCTTTGCTTAGGCTAACCTTGGGCCAGTTGCTTCAGCAAGCTGCGGACCGATTTGGAGACCGAACAGCTGCTGTTTTTGTTCATCAAAACATAAGAAAGACATTTCATCAAGTGCTGATTGAA gcCGATAAAATAGCGGCTGGACTACGCTCATTAGGATTGAAACGTGGCGATCGGATCGGTATCTGGGGTCCTAATTCTTATGAATGGCTATTAACGCAATGGGCAGCAGCAAGAGCAGGACTGATTCTT GTGAACGTGAATCCCGCATATCAAGCTGCAGAACTACGTTACGCGCTAGAAAAAGTTGAAGTTAAAGCGTTGGTAGCGGCAAAAACTTTTCGTAACACGGACCTCATAAATATCTTAAGCAAGTTGGTTCCGCAACTGGAACGACAAGGTGCCACTGATAACGTTTCCAGTGATGAAATCCACGTTACTAGCGCTGCGGTACCAAGCCTTGAACGAGTAGTTATACTATCGGATGAACCCCAATACAG TGGGGCAATAATTTGGCAAGATTTGATGAACATGGCGAATCCAGCTCAGATCGCTGAAGTCCACAACCTTCAACGAAAAATTCAGGTTGATGAAGCTGCTAACATCCAATTCACTTCG GGAACAACAGGAAACCCAAAAGGAGCAACACTTTCCCATCACAATATTGTAAACAATTCTTATTTTGTCGGACTGAGATTAGGCTATgacaaaaaa TTCCAAACGATTTGCATCCCTGTCCCACTGTACCATTGCGCTGGATGTGTGGTTGGCGTATTAACTGCAGCTTCACATGGGGCAACTTGCGTTTTTCCAAGTTCTGTCTTTAGCGCAAAGGAAGCAGTCAAAGCAATCCATAACGAAAA ATGTACAGCCTTGTATGGCACCCCTACAATGTTTGTCGACGTCCTCAATCTCCATAATTTAAAAGAATACGATCTAAAAAGCCTGTATACTGGTATTATGGCTGGAGCACCATGTCCAGAAGAAATAGCCAAAGGAACCGTAGCTGACTTAAACATGAAGGATTTTGCG ATTTTATATGGAATGACGGAATGCAGCCCGACGACATTCATGACATTACCTACGGACAGTTTCGAATTGCGCTGTTCTACAGTTGGTTACCCTTGCGAACACGTCGAA GTGAAAATCGTCGATCCACACACAAATGAGATCCTGCCTCTTAACACCCCAGGAGAAATCTGTACAAGAGGCTACAATACTATGTTAGGGTATTGGAATCAACAAGACAAGACTGACGAAGTTATCAAGGACGGGTGGATACACTCCGG AGATATAGGAGTACTCGATGAGAATGGCTATGGTAAAATTGTTGGAAGGATTAAGGATATGATTATACGTGGAGGAGAGAACGTTTATCCACGCGAAATTGAAGAGATCCTTCACACCCACCCTTCCATCCAGGAGGCACAG GTTATAGGGGTGCCTGATGAAAGACTAGGTGAAGAAATTTGTGCTTGGGTTCGACTCAAATCCCAAGCTACTGCAGATCCTCTTGAACTGAAGAATTTTTGTTCTGAAAGG ATGGCCTATTTCAAAATTCCTCGATACTGGGTGTTTAAGGACAAATTTCCCCTCACTGTGACTGGAAAAGTGCAGAAGTTTATCATGAAAGACATTTCCATTAAAGAGCTGGGTCTTTAA